In Deltaproteobacteria bacterium, a single window of DNA contains:
- a CDS encoding MaoC family dehydratase, giving the protein MATIFQHPRELASAVGTHLGYSDWLEITQDRVNRFADATGDHQWIHVDPERAKRGPFGGTIAHGYLTMSLVNLFLPQIMEVHGISMGVNYGADKLRFPAPVKVGARVRGGGELLKVEDVKGGAVQATVRVTVEIEGAERPGCVVDTISRYVPAA; this is encoded by the coding sequence ATGGCCACCATCTTCCAGCATCCCCGCGAGCTCGCGAGCGCGGTCGGCACCCATCTCGGCTACAGTGACTGGCTCGAGATCACGCAGGACCGCGTGAACCGCTTCGCCGACGCGACCGGCGACCACCAATGGATCCACGTCGACCCCGAGCGCGCGAAGCGCGGCCCGTTCGGCGGCACGATCGCCCACGGCTACCTCACGATGTCGCTCGTGAATCTCTTCCTGCCCCAGATCATGGAGGTGCACGGCATCTCCATGGGGGTGAACTACGGCGCCGACAAGCTGCGGTTCCCGGCGCCGGTGAAGGTCGGAGCGCGTGTCCGCGGGGGCGGCGAGCTCCTCAAGGTCGAGGACGTGAAGGGCGGCGCGGTTCAAGCGACCGTGCGCGTGACCGTCGAGATCGAGGGCGCGGAGCGTCCGGGCTGCGTCGTCGACACGATCAGCCGCTACGTCCCCGCGGCGTAG